In one window of Candidatus Rubrimentiphilum sp. DNA:
- a CDS encoding carboxypeptidase regulatory-like domain-containing protein yields the protein MIQIKGHLRHLAVGLATLVAVSFISPSLALAQSVTTGTISGTVTNATTGAPIANASVTASSPSGRQTTKSDANGFYVLQNLLPDTYTVSIQAGGFESQSMPGVTVVQSLTVTENIRMAASLRTIASVTSRAAGSLVKPDTTSDTYTVTGDQLSAISLGNDTHKTLYQYIATIPGITGSGFPAQPRVHGGSAADISYQFDGIPINDQMSGLFTTNLSNVGIGSILVSTGGLPASQAASGIGFINTVVKSGTYPPFGTFTYGSTPQYRNMYYTAEFGGATPNHKLSWFLSADMTNALNQYTSGQTYPLVLIEQQNGPGVVKTADFIGNFHWRPNDRNDIQFLIQNGLGDFDWGYLMQRAPGEPQPLTVNMCPGAVAVGDGSGSPTYTGGQGGTAPNGQSCPEGLYFGSAASQNAGGNYWHHYSGIGKLQWNHIINDHSSLQFRLAENYNQYVFDQPIADANLPQFQNNANVDVNGGCPKYPYAAGTPVLYPGAPGTTPTIPGTYTPNPKIACMQLANWVSTGYWEDRSSNLYSGSIVYDNSLNANSAIELGVGDDYSNNRYTNYFDGWFNPVGTWNSIWPALLYDSSYPTHTPYAYAQGDFQVGKWKLSPGLRWTSRHYSYPIGSGGTSTALNPTFAFNYQMGRNDVIIGSITTSTSLVASAYVYRYVPQSMLNGPVNVPGTAAFAANYYCNQYNTSQCGASPQATLTHSYNLMWEHQIDPNTSIKFGPYYNVASNILVDFRPYQLDTTVNPPLWRPILTQPSSVSNTGIRKGFGFELGLNHIDKRDVGTSYWIAATYVNFWTNTVSSLTTPYGSIQLPPSTTGVLFRSSLNPPWSGSVTADLHEHGLHLIPQVYLQSAVTFYTGTIPSGSTTGSNNGQITAVPNRTPGWGIVNATLLKEIGPNRSWDIGIQASNLLNNNRSITPTCTPTALPAAGLGLGCGALRPVGATSVAPGAVAGQSSYLTINQSSPLILFFLSRKF from the coding sequence ATGATACAGATCAAAGGTCATCTGCGCCACTTGGCAGTCGGGCTGGCGACACTCGTGGCTGTGTCGTTCATATCGCCGAGCCTGGCGCTGGCGCAATCGGTAACGACAGGCACCATCAGCGGTACTGTCACAAACGCAACCACGGGCGCTCCTATCGCAAACGCTTCGGTGACGGCTTCATCGCCTAGCGGAAGGCAGACGACAAAGAGCGACGCCAACGGTTTCTACGTTTTACAAAATCTTCTGCCGGATACATATACCGTGTCGATTCAGGCAGGCGGATTTGAATCGCAAAGCATGCCGGGCGTTACGGTCGTTCAATCGCTTACCGTAACGGAAAATATTCGTATGGCGGCTTCGTTAAGAACAATCGCCAGCGTAACGTCCCGAGCCGCCGGTTCGCTTGTAAAACCCGACACGACTTCCGATACCTATACGGTTACCGGCGACCAGCTAAGCGCGATCTCGCTCGGTAACGATACGCATAAGACCTTGTATCAATATATCGCTACTATCCCAGGTATCACGGGAAGCGGCTTTCCGGCGCAGCCCCGCGTACACGGCGGTTCGGCGGCGGATATTTCTTACCAGTTCGACGGTATCCCGATTAACGATCAAATGTCCGGGCTCTTCACCACGAACCTGTCGAACGTCGGCATCGGCAGCATCCTGGTTTCCACCGGAGGTCTGCCGGCTTCGCAGGCGGCTTCCGGGATAGGCTTCATCAACACGGTTGTGAAGTCGGGAACCTATCCGCCTTTCGGCACCTTCACATACGGCTCCACGCCCCAGTACCGGAACATGTACTACACCGCCGAGTTTGGCGGCGCAACGCCTAACCACAAGCTGTCATGGTTTCTCTCGGCCGACATGACGAACGCCTTGAACCAATACACATCCGGGCAAACCTATCCGCTCGTCCTAATCGAGCAGCAAAATGGTCCGGGTGTGGTCAAGACTGCCGACTTTATCGGCAACTTCCATTGGCGGCCCAATGACAGAAACGACATCCAGTTTCTCATTCAAAATGGATTGGGAGACTTTGACTGGGGCTACTTGATGCAACGAGCGCCGGGCGAACCGCAGCCGTTGACCGTCAATATGTGCCCTGGTGCCGTAGCCGTCGGCGACGGAAGCGGATCTCCGACGTACACCGGTGGCCAAGGTGGAACAGCGCCCAATGGTCAGTCCTGCCCGGAAGGCCTCTACTTCGGTTCGGCCGCCAGCCAGAACGCGGGCGGCAATTATTGGCACCACTACAGCGGCATCGGCAAATTACAATGGAACCATATCATCAACGATCATTCCTCACTCCAGTTCCGTTTAGCGGAAAACTATAATCAGTACGTCTTCGATCAACCCATCGCCGACGCCAACTTGCCGCAGTTCCAAAACAATGCAAACGTTGATGTGAACGGCGGTTGCCCCAAATATCCCTACGCGGCGGGAACCCCTGTGCTCTATCCCGGCGCTCCGGGCACGACGCCGACCATCCCCGGCACCTACACACCCAATCCGAAGATCGCATGTATGCAGCTCGCGAATTGGGTGAGCACCGGCTACTGGGAGGACCGCTCATCCAACCTGTATTCCGGCTCGATTGTCTACGACAACTCGCTCAACGCTAACTCAGCCATCGAGCTGGGCGTCGGCGACGACTACAGCAACAACCGCTACACCAATTACTTTGATGGATGGTTCAACCCGGTCGGCACGTGGAACTCAATCTGGCCGGCGCTGCTGTACGACTCCTCGTACCCGACGCATACGCCCTACGCGTACGCACAAGGTGACTTTCAGGTCGGAAAATGGAAGCTAAGCCCGGGCCTCCGCTGGACCTCGCGTCATTACAGCTACCCGATTGGAAGCGGCGGCACGTCCACGGCACTCAACCCGACGTTTGCGTTTAATTACCAAATGGGGCGCAACGACGTCATTATCGGTTCCATTACGACGTCCACCTCGCTGGTGGCGTCGGCGTATGTCTATCGCTACGTGCCGCAAAGCATGCTCAACGGTCCCGTCAATGTTCCGGGAACGGCGGCTTTTGCGGCCAACTACTATTGCAACCAGTACAACACGTCGCAGTGCGGAGCTTCGCCGCAGGCTACGTTGACGCATAGCTACAATCTGATGTGGGAACATCAGATCGATCCAAATACGTCGATTAAGTTCGGCCCGTACTACAACGTGGCGAGCAACATCTTGGTAGACTTCCGTCCATACCAGCTCGATACAACTGTCAACCCACCCCTATGGCGGCCGATCTTGACTCAGCCGAGCAGCGTTTCCAACACCGGTATTCGTAAGGGCTTTGGATTCGAGCTGGGGCTGAACCACATTGATAAGCGTGACGTCGGCACTTCGTACTGGATCGCTGCTACGTACGTGAACTTCTGGACAAACACAGTCTCGTCGCTCACGACGCCGTACGGCAGCATTCAACTGCCGCCGTCAACTACGGGCGTCTTGTTCCGTTCGTCGCTGAACCCGCCGTGGAGCGGCTCAGTTACCGCGGACCTGCACGAGCACGGATTGCACCTCATTCCGCAAGTGTATCTGCAGAGTGCGGTGACATTCTACACCGGGACAATTCCTTCGGGAAGTACCACCGGCTCGAACAACGGCCAAATTACGGCCGTACCGAATCGGACGCCCGGTTGGGGCATAGTGAATGCTACTCTTCTTAAGGAAATCGGACCGAACCGGTCTTGGGACATCGGTATTCAGGCGAGCAATCTCCTGAACAATAACCGGTCGATTACGCCGACGTGCACTCCCACCGCCCTCCCGGCCGCGGGCCTCGGCCTCGGTTGCGGAGCTCTTCGTCCGGTCGGCGCGACTTCAGTGGCGCCGGGCGCAGTCGCGGGCCAGAGCTCGTACCTCACGATCAATCAATCGTCTCCTCTGATTCTGTTCTTCCTCTCGAGGAAGTTCTGA